From Streptomyces sp. NBC_01426, a single genomic window includes:
- a CDS encoding MFS transporter yields MSETSRAAAGGPLRVRDFRLLLAGAATGQLGAQVTLVALPLVAVLELDAPAFQVGLLTAAETAAFLLVGLPAGALVDRMRKRSLMIRADLIRAAAMASIPAAALAHALTMAQLYVVALVIGVATVFFDVAHQSYLPQILPRDQLVAGNGALETVRSTAQVTGPGVGGGLVQLVGAHLAVVADAIGYMLSALFLLRVKQPEEVPEPAAGASLRKEIAEGVRFVFGHPLLRVIALTTGLANLCTAVLMATQTVHLVRVVGLEPGGLGLVLSASAVGGLLGALCAGRLAARLGQARVILLSVLVTGPFALLWPLSGHGVPGAALFAAGSAVVSFGAVVYNIAQVSFRQGLCPPRLLGRMNATLRFLMWGTLPLGALIGGALAQSYGSRTALAWCAVGILAVPLPLLLSPLRRMRDLPGPQDGAPEDDAPHGPRPHDDARATHEAPRENATGAGDERPAPAPTR; encoded by the coding sequence ATGTCCGAAACATCCCGAGCCGCCGCCGGTGGCCCCCTTCGTGTGCGCGATTTCCGGTTGCTGCTCGCGGGAGCCGCCACCGGGCAGCTCGGTGCCCAGGTGACGCTCGTGGCCCTGCCCCTCGTGGCCGTGCTCGAACTCGACGCCCCCGCCTTCCAGGTGGGCCTCCTGACCGCTGCGGAGACCGCCGCCTTCCTGCTCGTCGGGTTGCCCGCCGGGGCACTCGTCGACCGCATGCGCAAGCGGTCCCTGATGATCCGCGCGGACCTGATCCGCGCCGCGGCCATGGCGAGCATCCCCGCCGCCGCGCTCGCCCACGCCCTGACCATGGCCCAGCTCTACGTCGTCGCGCTCGTGATCGGCGTGGCGACCGTGTTCTTCGACGTCGCCCATCAGAGCTACCTGCCGCAGATCCTGCCCCGGGACCAGCTGGTGGCCGGCAACGGTGCGCTGGAGACGGTCCGTTCCACCGCCCAGGTGACCGGCCCCGGCGTCGGCGGCGGGCTGGTCCAGCTCGTCGGAGCGCACCTCGCCGTCGTCGCCGACGCCATCGGCTACATGCTCTCCGCCCTGTTCCTCCTGCGCGTCAAACAGCCCGAGGAAGTACCCGAGCCCGCCGCCGGGGCCTCCCTGCGCAAGGAGATCGCCGAAGGCGTCCGCTTCGTCTTCGGCCATCCGCTGCTCCGGGTCATCGCCCTGACCACCGGCCTCGCCAACCTCTGTACCGCCGTCCTCATGGCGACGCAGACCGTGCACCTCGTCCGCGTCGTCGGACTCGAACCCGGCGGGCTCGGGCTGGTGCTGTCCGCGTCGGCCGTCGGAGGGCTGCTGGGCGCCCTGTGCGCCGGACGCCTCGCCGCCCGGCTCGGGCAGGCCCGGGTCATCCTCCTGTCCGTCCTCGTGACCGGCCCGTTCGCCCTGCTGTGGCCCCTGTCCGGGCACGGCGTCCCCGGGGCGGCCCTCTTCGCCGCCGGATCGGCGGTCGTCTCCTTCGGCGCGGTCGTCTACAACATCGCCCAGGTCAGCTTTCGCCAAGGGCTGTGCCCACCACGCCTGCTCGGCCGGATGAACGCCACCCTGCGCTTCCTCATGTGGGGCACCCTGCCGCTCGGCGCGCTCATCGGCGGCGCCCTCGCCCAGTCCTACGGGTCACGTACGGCCCTCGCCTGGTGCGCCGTCGGCATCCTCGCCGTACCGCTGCCGCTGCTGCTCTCCCCGCTGCGCCGGATGCGGGACCTGCCCGGCCCGCAGGACGGCGCTCCGGAGGACGACGCCCCGCACGGCCCCCGTCCGCACGACGACGCCCGCGCCACCCACGAGGCGCCGCGGGAGAACGCCACCGGCGCCGGCGATGAACGGCCGGCCCCCGCACCCACCCGCTGA
- a CDS encoding esterase/lipase family protein, with the protein MDQHAHHRSAAQDPRADDELPADVTQDAVVVVPGIMGSALYDNERGRHVWGLEGISWLVRAWTLPGGLTSLAMRDEELEGKTGRITATGLLKHSAWTPYLAGIEPYTDLVAAVGRCVAHPAAVLEFAYDWRLPVATNGRLLAEAARAHLTAWRAHPAHDRARRHRVDEREARLVFVAHSMGGLVTRAALDPRLDSDLQADTRGVLTLGTPFHGAVKATVILNTGRGTPVPLPHRKLRAICANMPGLHDLLPQYKSVREDGNIRHLTPGDVVSLGGNAELARDAARLHRDHRGIELPGHRSVVGINQPTLQNLSIREGRVTAYEDGARAHADGTLIRDGHDRIKYFRVQGDGTVYKESASISPAVTTLPLQHGDVAKADTALEAVVEILREDIHLGPPQGEAGCGLDAPDFVEAGQAWKVTLTDVDSLAGVTCRITALDDPRDVQDAALTWEDGNAVAVATAKAPGLYRVAVRTLDGADITQLVLAGDAGGRLEEAQD; encoded by the coding sequence ATGGACCAGCACGCGCACCACCGATCCGCCGCACAGGACCCCCGCGCGGACGACGAGTTACCCGCCGACGTCACCCAGGACGCCGTGGTCGTCGTGCCCGGCATCATGGGCAGCGCCCTCTACGACAACGAACGGGGCCGGCACGTCTGGGGGCTCGAAGGGATCTCGTGGCTGGTCCGCGCCTGGACCCTCCCGGGCGGGCTGACGTCCCTCGCCATGAGGGACGAGGAACTGGAGGGCAAGACCGGCCGGATCACGGCGACCGGACTGCTCAAGCACTCCGCCTGGACGCCCTATCTGGCCGGCATCGAGCCCTACACCGACCTCGTGGCGGCCGTCGGCCGGTGCGTCGCCCACCCCGCCGCCGTCCTGGAGTTCGCCTACGACTGGCGTCTGCCCGTCGCGACCAACGGCCGGCTCCTCGCCGAAGCCGCCCGCGCCCACCTCACCGCCTGGCGCGCGCATCCCGCCCACGACCGCGCCCGCCGCCACCGGGTCGACGAACGCGAAGCCCGGCTCGTCTTCGTCGCGCACTCCATGGGCGGCCTCGTCACCCGCGCGGCCCTGGACCCCCGCCTCGACAGCGACCTCCAGGCGGACACCCGCGGCGTCCTCACCCTGGGCACTCCCTTCCACGGCGCCGTCAAGGCCACCGTCATCCTCAACACCGGCCGGGGCACTCCGGTGCCCCTTCCGCACCGCAAGCTCCGGGCGATCTGCGCGAACATGCCCGGCCTGCACGACCTCCTGCCCCAGTACAAGAGCGTGCGCGAGGACGGGAACATCCGGCACCTGACGCCCGGCGACGTCGTCTCCCTCGGTGGGAACGCCGAACTGGCACGCGACGCGGCCCGCCTCCACCGCGACCACCGCGGCATCGAACTGCCCGGGCACCGCTCGGTCGTGGGCATCAACCAGCCCACCCTGCAGAACCTGAGCATCCGCGAGGGCCGGGTCACCGCCTACGAGGACGGCGCCCGGGCGCACGCCGACGGCACCCTCATCCGGGACGGCCACGACCGGATCAAGTACTTCCGGGTCCAGGGCGACGGCACCGTCTACAAGGAATCCGCGTCCATCAGCCCCGCGGTGACCACCCTCCCCCTCCAGCACGGAGACGTCGCCAAAGCCGACACCGCCCTCGAAGCGGTCGTCGAGATCCTCCGGGAGGACATCCACCTCGGCCCCCCGCAGGGCGAAGCCGGATGCGGGCTCGACGCCCCCGACTTCGTCGAGGCCGGTCAAGCCTGGAAGGTGACCCTCACCGACGTCGACTCCCTCGCCGGCGTGACCTGCCGCATCACCGCCCTCGACGACCCACGCGACGTCCAGGACGCGGCCCTGACCTGGGAGGACGGCAACGCGGTCGCCGTCGCCACGGCCAAAGCCCCCGGCCTGTACCGGGTCGCGGTGCGCACGCTCGACGGCGCCGACATCACGCAACTCGTCTTGGCGGGCGACGCCGGCGGGCGCCTGGAGGAAGCGCAGGACTGA
- a CDS encoding condensation domain-containing protein — MLSITSQYLARYRRLTAAGDRSDVLLPVTGAQRRFLLVRSLDPSGRPDLVPMFFAFPYATIDPERLRAAAHRLAARHTALRSRPAVVRGTPVLRVADPDVEVTRPAPMPGERPADTLRRALSSWDAQGSPLRLFLVRDEEREEDVLAIALDHAVCDGRSLARIVDELGAAYSEEPVTARPAPEETEAELVAYRDTVLRQLAAEERAETPEAAAYWADRLRTLRAHAPSPRPARVPDGASSSGVAQIRLPAHGGGVPFPGLLDACRAAARELYGPDLVVPLGYPWGGRPSGAEPVIGCFLNTVVFPADTGHTPDPEATADAWWDDLDRADMPFDAVVTAVRAAGSGWTGGLDGLLTVDDDSRRPPLRLAGVEGREVHVDGRPVRGPFAVSVTQGAEIHLRMVWDRAVLDDATAHRAFDALTHALRPAPHTAV, encoded by the coding sequence GTGCTCAGCATCACGAGTCAGTACCTGGCCCGTTACCGGCGTCTCACCGCCGCCGGCGACCGGTCCGACGTCCTGCTGCCCGTCACCGGAGCACAGCGCCGCTTCCTCCTGGTGCGTTCGCTGGATCCGTCGGGCCGCCCCGACCTGGTGCCGATGTTCTTCGCCTTCCCGTACGCAACCATCGACCCCGAACGTCTGCGGGCGGCGGCCCACCGGCTCGCCGCACGGCACACCGCCCTGCGCTCGCGGCCGGCCGTCGTACGCGGAACTCCCGTCCTGCGCGTCGCCGATCCGGACGTCGAGGTGACCCGGCCGGCCCCGATGCCGGGGGAGCGGCCCGCCGACACGCTCCGTCGCGCGCTGTCCTCCTGGGACGCGCAGGGTTCCCCCCTGCGGCTCTTCCTCGTACGCGACGAGGAGCGCGAGGAGGACGTCCTCGCCATCGCCTTGGACCACGCCGTCTGCGACGGCCGTTCGCTGGCGCGGATCGTCGACGAACTCGGCGCCGCCTACAGCGAGGAGCCCGTCACGGCCCGCCCCGCGCCCGAGGAGACGGAAGCGGAACTCGTCGCCTACCGGGACACGGTCCTGCGCCAACTCGCCGCCGAGGAAAGGGCGGAGACGCCCGAGGCGGCCGCGTACTGGGCGGACCGGCTGCGTACGCTCCGGGCCCACGCCCCGTCACCCCGTCCGGCACGTGTGCCCGACGGCGCGTCGTCCAGTGGTGTCGCGCAGATCCGGCTGCCCGCGCACGGCGGCGGCGTACCGTTCCCCGGACTGCTCGACGCCTGCCGCGCCGCGGCCCGCGAGCTGTACGGCCCGGACCTCGTGGTCCCGCTCGGCTACCCGTGGGGCGGCCGTCCCTCGGGGGCGGAGCCGGTCATCGGCTGCTTCCTCAACACCGTCGTCTTCCCGGCCGACACCGGCCACACGCCCGACCCGGAGGCGACGGCCGACGCGTGGTGGGACGACCTCGACCGGGCCGACATGCCCTTCGACGCCGTCGTGACCGCCGTGCGCGCCGCCGGCTCCGGCTGGACCGGAGGCCTCGACGGGCTGCTCACCGTGGACGACGACAGCCGTCGCCCGCCCCTGCGACTGGCCGGTGTCGAGGGGCGGGAGGTCCACGTCGACGGCAGACCCGTCCGCGGCCCCTTCGCCGTCTCCGTCACCCAGGGAGCGGAGATCCACCTGCGGATGGTGTGGGACCGCGCGGTGCTCGACGACGCTACCGCGCACCGGGCCTTCGACGCGCTCACCCACGCGCTGCGCCCCGCCCCGCACACCGCGGTCTGA